Proteins from a genomic interval of Lycium ferocissimum isolate CSIRO_LF1 chromosome 2, AGI_CSIRO_Lferr_CH_V1, whole genome shotgun sequence:
- the LOC132034745 gene encoding L10-interacting MYB domain-containing protein-like encodes MAGRSSRSKTQLTVQQRESQCRAKWTTSLTIIMVNVMVDEVHKGHKQNKSFSKKGWKCISDEFQKRTGLTWERDQLKYRYAALRKLFATIKLLLEHTDFEWDETTGLITATDEAWDRYIKDHPDAETLRNTGCPFYKGLTVIFADSGSRGTYNGSTMHKDPLSGSLQEELSYSESEEGPDSNELEILQSVSSPTDISRKRGRGKGVDGAIARAISEMAAASRLRASAFKKCNDNFSITDCIRALDELEGVNDQVYYVALDLFNNHAAREIFLSLKVEKRLTWLIGKTSGPP; translated from the exons ATGGCTGGGAGGTCTTCTCGTTCGAAAACACAGCTAACTGTGCAGCAGCGAGAATCCCAGTGTAGAGCTAAGTGGACCACATCTCTTACCATAATAATGGTGAATGTAATGGTAGACGAAGTTCACAAGGGGCATAAGCAAAACAAGTCTTTTAGTAAGAAGGGTTGGAAATGCATTTCTGATGAGTTTCAAAAAAGAACCGGTCTGACGTGGGAGAGGGATCAATTGAAGTATCGATATGCTGCACTAAGAAAGCTTTTTGCTACTATAAAGTTGCTACTTGAACATACTGATTTCGAATGGGATGAAACTACAGGTTTAATAACAGCAACAGATGAAGCTTGGGACCGGTACATCAAG GATCATCCAGATGCGGAGACCTTAAGGAACACAGGCTGCCCATTTTACAAGGGACTAACCGTGATATTTGCGGATTCTGGAAGTAGAGGGACATATAATGGATCTACTATGCACAAGGACCCTCTCTCTGGTTCATTACAGGAAGAGTTGTCATATTCAGAGTCTGAAGAAGGTCCAGATTCCAATGAGCTAGAAATTCTTCAATCTGTGAGCTCACCTACTGATATATCTCGAAAGAGAGGGCGGGGGAAGGGGGTTGACGGTGCTATTGCAAGAGCTATATCTGAGATGGCTGCTGCTTCGAGACTTAGAGCATCTGCTTTTAAGAAGTGCAACGATAATTTCTCCATAACCGACTGTATTAGAGCTTTGGATGAATTGGAAGGTGTCAATGACCAAGTGTATTATGTTGCTTTGGATCTCTTCAACAATCATGCAGCTAGGGAGATTTTCTTATCTCTCAAAGTTGAGAAGCGGCTGACCTGGTTAATTGGCAAAACTTCTGGTCCTCCCTAG
- the LOC132034760 gene encoding uncharacterized protein LOC132034760 isoform X2 — protein sequence MESNRYDGEPAVKSPAEEEAEMTTFSGHHFGSSEDTDDGFSVTIIENMKDEYGLFVWPCSIILAEYIWQQRSRFTGANVVELGAGTSLPGLVAAKVGADVTLTDDSNRSEVHGLTWGVWDTQTFCLCPNIILGADVLYDSCAFDDLFATVAFLLQSCPSSVFITTYHNRSGHHLIGFLMVKWGLKCVKLLDGFSFMPSYKTSSLSGNIQLAEIVLDTTNRDEKK from the exons ATGGAATCGAACAGGTACGACGGCGAACCGGCGGTGAAGTCTCCTGCTGAAGAAGAAGCAGAAATGACTACTTTTTCTGGCCACCATTTCGGAAGTTCTGAAGACACCGACGATGGCTTCTCAGTCACCATCATCGag AACATGAAAGACGAGTACGGTTTGTTCGTATGGCCTTGCAGTATTATTCTAGCCGAATACATATGGCAACAGAGATCCCGCTTTACCGGCGCTAACGTAGTTGAG CTTGGGGCAGGGACTTCGTTGCCTGGGTTGGTTGCTGCAAAAGTGGGTGCAGATGTGACGCTGACTGACGATTCAAACAGATCAGAG GTACACGGACTTACATGGGGTGTGTGGGATACACAAACCTTCTGTCTGTGCCCAAACATTATCCTTGGAGCTGATGTCCTATATGACAGTTGTG CCTTCGATGATCTCTTCGCAACTGTGGCATTTTTACTCCAGAGTTGTCCATCATCCGTTTTTATTACTACATATCACAACAGAAG TGGGCATCACCTAATTGGATTCTTGATGGTGAAATGGGGCCTGAAGTGTGTTAAGCTTCTTGATGGGTTCTCATTCATGCCATCATACAAGACGTCTAGTTTGAGTGGTAACATTCAATTGGCTGAGATTGTTTTGGACACAACAAACAGAGATGAGAAAAAATGA
- the LOC132034760 gene encoding uncharacterized protein LOC132034760 isoform X1 produces the protein MESNRYDGEPAVKSPAEEEAEMTTFSGHHFGSSEDTDDGFSVTIIENMKDEYGLFVWPCSIILAEYIWQQRSRFTGANVVELGAGTSLPGLVAAKVGADVTLTDDSNRSEVLTHMRRQCDLNDIKCKVHGLTWGVWDTQTFCLCPNIILGADVLYDSCAFDDLFATVAFLLQSCPSSVFITTYHNRSGHHLIGFLMVKWGLKCVKLLDGFSFMPSYKTSSLSGNIQLAEIVLDTTNRDEKK, from the exons ATGGAATCGAACAGGTACGACGGCGAACCGGCGGTGAAGTCTCCTGCTGAAGAAGAAGCAGAAATGACTACTTTTTCTGGCCACCATTTCGGAAGTTCTGAAGACACCGACGATGGCTTCTCAGTCACCATCATCGag AACATGAAAGACGAGTACGGTTTGTTCGTATGGCCTTGCAGTATTATTCTAGCCGAATACATATGGCAACAGAGATCCCGCTTTACCGGCGCTAACGTAGTTGAG CTTGGGGCAGGGACTTCGTTGCCTGGGTTGGTTGCTGCAAAAGTGGGTGCAGATGTGACGCTGACTGACGATTCAAACAGATCAGAG GTGCTTACTCATATGAGAAGACAGTGCGACTTAAATGATATCAAGTGCAAG GTACACGGACTTACATGGGGTGTGTGGGATACACAAACCTTCTGTCTGTGCCCAAACATTATCCTTGGAGCTGATGTCCTATATGACAGTTGTG CCTTCGATGATCTCTTCGCAACTGTGGCATTTTTACTCCAGAGTTGTCCATCATCCGTTTTTATTACTACATATCACAACAGAAG TGGGCATCACCTAATTGGATTCTTGATGGTGAAATGGGGCCTGAAGTGTGTTAAGCTTCTTGATGGGTTCTCATTCATGCCATCATACAAGACGTCTAGTTTGAGTGGTAACATTCAATTGGCTGAGATTGTTTTGGACACAACAAACAGAGATGAGAAAAAATGA